From the Hevea brasiliensis isolate MT/VB/25A 57/8 chromosome 13, ASM3005281v1, whole genome shotgun sequence genome, the window TGAAATATCTGGGCGAGTAAGGTTCAAGTAAAGTAGTCGCCCCACAAATCTGCGGTATATTTCAGGATCAGAAAGTAATTCACTTGTTTCATCATCAAGCTTCAAATTTTTACTCATTGGAAACTCTTTAGGCTTACAATTCAATAATCCAGCATCGGTGATTATGTCTAATATGTACTTGCGTTGATTAAAAAACAAACCAGATGTAGATCGTGCAATTTCCACACCGAGGAAATACTTGGCATAGCCAAGGTCTTTGATGGTAAAAGAATCATGGAGAAATTGTTTTACAGTAAGAATAGAGGATTCATCAACACTTGTGATAAGCACATCATCCACGTATACGAGTAGAGCAATGAAAGACTGAGCCGACCCTTTTGTGAAAAGGCAATTGTCATGTATGGACTAAATAAAACCATAAGAACAGAGTTTAGATGTCAACTCTTTATTCCACTGCCGTCCGGCTTGTTTGAGGCCATATATTGATTTTCTTAGACGACAAACTTACCCTGTTTGAGCTTTCAAATATCCTTCCAGTGGCTTCATATAAAGTTCTTCATCTATGAAACCATGTAAGTATGCATTATTAATGTCCAACTCGTGAATAACCCAGTTCTTAGCAGCTGCAAGTGCCAAGAAAATACGAAAAGTTACTGTTTTCGCAACAGGAGAGAAACTTGCTGTGTAATCCAGGCCTGGAAGCTGATTATAACCCTTTGCTACAAGCCGAGCTTTATAGCGATCAACCGTGCCATCGATTTTGTATTTGACCTTGTATATCCATTTGGAGTCAATGGCCTTTTTGTGAGCAGGCAAAGAAGTTAATTCCCATGTGCCATTCTGCTCCAAAGCTGCAAGTTCCTTTTCCATTGCCTCAATCCAGTGTGGATTGGACTTAGCTTGTGAATAATTGTGAGGTTCATGGATCATTGACACATTAGCCACAAAATTACAGTAAGTAGGATGAAAAATAGGATTGGAAAAAGAAAAATTACCTGGGGAAAAATTGGAATCCAATGAACTATTGATAACAGTTGGTGTAGGATCATGTAGGGGGCTTGAAACAGAATGAATATTAGCAACAAAATCCTGAAGCCATGCTGGGCGAGATGTAACTCTGGAACTTCTTCTTAATGGAGGACAATCAGGGGATgtagatgttagtagtatgccctagagcatatcatt encodes:
- the LOC131172212 gene encoding uncharacterized mitochondrial protein AtMg00810-like, coding for MEKELAALEQNGTWELTSLPAHKKAIDSKWIYKVKYKIDGTVDRYKARLVAKGYNQLPGLDYTASFSPVAKTVTFRIFLALAAAKNWVIHELDINNAYLHGFIDEELYMKPLEGYLKAQTGVDESSILTVKQFLHDSFTIKDLGYAKYFLGVEIARSTSGLFFNQRKYILDIITDAGLLNCKPKEFPMSKNLKLDDETSELLSDPEIYRRFVGRLLYLNLTRPDISYAVQHLSQFLQHPRKAHWEALQALLRYLKRTPAKGLFFPANSELCIRAYCDADWATCPMSRKSLTGYCIFLGQSLISWKSKKQSTVSKSSTKDEYRSMAMMVCEL